The following proteins are co-located in the Amycolatopsis tolypomycina genome:
- the lanKC gene encoding class III lanthionine synthetase LanKC has protein sequence MDLRYEAFCFADPLFYDEQQENDAPADDFATPLTQAAAGWAATDRGVWRSMHPDKSVLPAQGWQIHVSAGLDNATRVLAQVYECCIAHGIAYKHLRSKVTLLARNSKYATDVGGVELATIYPVDNNELDRVLTDLSSRLADEHGPAISSGLRYGDGPLYVRYGAFAQQWVEHEGTRVPAIRKPDGRLVPDNRKPTFSLPDWVKLPACLQSSIVSRKGDPQTRFPYRVGSPLHISNGGGSYLANPKAGGDQVVLKEARPHAGLDEAHVDAIERLHREQELLDRLAGVPGVPRVVERFTVSERHYLAVEHLPGTSLADWLPRHHPLTRRSPTAAALATYTRRALDIVAAVEKTIEAVHARGIVLGELHPLNVVIDEDDHDRISLSSFGTAFDAETGDRPAPGAPGFRVPADRVGVEIDECAIAALRLWLFLPLWPLTEIAPAKLRRIADFVERRFALPAGYADNAVTVLAPRESSAEPAPLHTELDHEKPDWSLVRKQIAEAILASATPARQDRLFPGDIEQAGVGGACFGVGAAGVLHALDVTGAGRFPEHERWLIDAVRRDPPTRPGFYDGSAGIAYVLENFGHHDEAGKLLTSSARLVEQTTDHSLESGLAGIGLTLLHFATARQDNEFGRQALTTAVRLAEGLETAAPPGNSARAGLLSGWSGPALLFIRLFERTGEPAWLSFADQALCRDLEECIEFDDGSLHVRDGVARTLPYAGVGSAGILLAAEQLARHCPAAEAAVSLPALREACRGEFVDHPGLLNGRCGLAVALSANRDAEQPIRATVDQHLAWLAMYAVPFKGGLAFPGHRLLRLSMDVKTGGAGVLLSLAALLDGTEVLPFLGGTPSSSASGR, from the coding sequence ATGGACCTGCGCTACGAAGCTTTTTGCTTCGCCGACCCGTTGTTCTATGACGAGCAGCAGGAAAACGACGCGCCGGCCGACGACTTCGCCACACCGCTCACCCAGGCGGCCGCCGGCTGGGCTGCCACCGACCGAGGCGTCTGGCGCTCGATGCATCCGGACAAGAGTGTTCTGCCTGCGCAGGGCTGGCAGATCCACGTTTCCGCTGGTCTGGACAACGCGACCCGGGTGCTGGCGCAGGTGTACGAGTGCTGCATCGCGCACGGGATCGCCTACAAGCACCTCCGCTCGAAGGTGACGCTGCTGGCACGAAATTCGAAATACGCGACCGACGTCGGAGGCGTCGAGCTGGCGACCATTTATCCGGTCGACAACAACGAGCTGGATCGGGTACTGACAGACCTCTCGTCGAGGCTCGCCGACGAGCACGGCCCGGCGATTTCCAGCGGCTTGCGCTACGGCGACGGTCCCCTCTACGTGCGTTACGGCGCATTCGCGCAGCAGTGGGTCGAACACGAGGGCACCCGAGTCCCGGCGATCCGCAAGCCGGACGGCCGGCTGGTGCCCGACAACCGCAAGCCGACGTTCTCGTTGCCCGACTGGGTGAAGCTCCCGGCCTGTTTGCAAAGCAGCATCGTCTCGCGCAAAGGCGATCCTCAGACCCGGTTCCCGTACCGAGTGGGAAGCCCCCTGCACATCTCGAACGGCGGCGGCAGCTACCTCGCCAACCCCAAAGCGGGCGGCGACCAGGTCGTCCTGAAGGAGGCTCGCCCGCACGCCGGTCTCGACGAGGCGCACGTCGACGCCATCGAGCGGCTCCACCGCGAGCAGGAGCTCCTCGACCGGCTCGCCGGCGTCCCAGGCGTGCCACGAGTCGTCGAGCGGTTCACCGTCTCGGAGCGCCACTACCTAGCCGTCGAGCACCTGCCGGGAACCTCACTGGCCGACTGGCTGCCCCGGCACCACCCGCTGACCAGGCGAAGCCCGACGGCCGCCGCCCTCGCCACCTACACCCGCCGCGCCCTGGACATCGTCGCGGCAGTGGAGAAGACGATCGAGGCGGTCCATGCTCGCGGCATCGTCCTGGGCGAGCTACATCCGCTGAACGTTGTGATCGACGAGGACGACCACGACCGAATCTCTCTGTCCAGTTTCGGGACGGCGTTCGACGCCGAGACCGGCGACCGCCCGGCACCGGGTGCGCCCGGCTTCCGCGTTCCGGCCGACCGCGTCGGCGTCGAGATCGACGAGTGCGCCATCGCAGCGCTGCGGCTCTGGTTGTTCTTGCCGCTTTGGCCGCTGACGGAGATTGCTCCGGCGAAGCTGCGCCGTATCGCCGACTTCGTCGAACGCCGGTTCGCGCTGCCTGCGGGGTACGCCGACAACGCAGTCACGGTGCTGGCCCCGCGTGAAAGCTCCGCGGAGCCGGCACCGCTCCATACCGAGCTCGACCACGAGAAACCGGACTGGTCGCTGGTCCGCAAGCAGATCGCCGAAGCAATCCTGGCCAGCGCGACTCCCGCACGCCAAGACAGGCTGTTCCCCGGTGACATCGAACAGGCCGGCGTCGGCGGCGCCTGTTTCGGCGTCGGTGCCGCGGGCGTGCTGCACGCCCTCGACGTCACCGGTGCCGGTCGCTTCCCCGAGCACGAACGCTGGCTGATCGACGCGGTCCGTCGCGACCCACCGACCCGGCCCGGCTTCTACGACGGCAGCGCGGGCATCGCCTACGTGCTGGAGAACTTCGGGCACCACGACGAGGCGGGCAAGCTGCTCACGTCGTCCGCGCGGCTCGTCGAGCAGACGACCGACCACTCCCTGGAGAGTGGTCTGGCCGGTATCGGGTTGACGCTGCTGCACTTCGCGACCGCCCGCCAGGACAACGAGTTCGGCCGCCAAGCCCTGACCACGGCCGTGCGGCTGGCCGAAGGGCTGGAGACTGCGGCGCCGCCGGGGAACTCCGCTCGAGCCGGCCTGCTGTCCGGCTGGTCCGGACCCGCGCTGCTGTTCATCCGGCTCTTCGAGCGCACCGGCGAGCCGGCTTGGCTGTCCTTCGCCGACCAGGCACTGTGCCGCGACCTCGAAGAATGCATCGAATTCGACGACGGCTCGTTGCACGTCCGCGACGGCGTGGCACGCACGTTGCCCTACGCCGGTGTCGGTAGTGCCGGGATTCTCCTGGCCGCCGAGCAGCTGGCTCGGCACTGTCCGGCTGCGGAGGCCGCTGTGAGTCTTCCCGCCCTGCGCGAAGCGTGCCGGGGCGAGTTCGTCGATCATCCAGGGTTGCTGAACGGCCGGTGCGGGCTGGCGGTGGCGCTGTCCGCGAATCGGGACGCGGAGCAGCCGATCCGCGCGACGGTCGATCAGCACCTGGCGTGGCTGGCCATGTACGCGGTGCCGTTCAAGGGTGGCCTCGCCTTCCCTGGCCACCGTCTCCTGCGTCTCTCGATGGACGTCAAGACCGGCGGGGCGGGGGTCCTCCTCTCGCTCGCTGCTCTCCTCGATGGGACAGAGGTACTGCCTTTCCTGGGCGGCACGCCCTCTTCTTCGGCTTCCGGCCGCTGA